One Brassica napus cultivar Da-Ae chromosome C4, Da-Ae, whole genome shotgun sequence genomic region harbors:
- the LOC106437124 gene encoding beta-glucosidase 27-like, giving the protein MTQGKRSFDKKKSFGRADFPQGFLFGTASSAYQYEGAVKEGSRGESMWDTFARKYPERNCHSNADETIDFYHRYKEDIQRMKDINMDSFRFSISWVRILPHGKLSKGVNKEGIRFYNELIDELLANGITPLATLFHWDTPQALEEEYGGFLSENITMDFRDFANICFEEFGDRVKLWLTINEPWVYSVGGYDAGRKAPGRASKYMNDAATAGKSGHEAYIVSHNLLLSHAEAVEAFRNCHNCKDGKIGMAHCPLWYEPYDVTCDEDVEAAERAMEFMFGWHMNPTVYGDYPEVMKKIVGKRLPSFTDSQSRKLKGSFDFIGINYYSSVYAKNVDEVDPDKPFWRSDQHVEWKKQNKAGKAIGAQGGVEWNLMYPQGLRKVLNYAKNKYGNPKFIITENGHCDAYEEKKPKLYELMDMKRTDYHKKHISNVHQAIYEDGVQVDGYFAWSLLDNCEWNCGYEIRYGLFYVDYENGLERYPKMSAMWFKEFLKEKDDDKIKKPQVKRVKISEF; this is encoded by the exons ATGACACA AGGAAAGAGGagttttgacaaaaagaaatCATTCGGACGAGCTGATTTCCCCCAAGGTTTCCTGTTTGGAACTGCTTCATCGGCTTACCAA TACGAAGGAGCTGTGAAAGAAGGTTCCCGAGGAGAAAGTATGTGGGATACTTTTGCTCGCAAGTATCCAG aaAGAAATTGCCACTCTAACGCGGACGAGACAATCGATTTTTATCATCGTTACAAG GAGGATATTCAAAGAATGAAGGATATCAACATGGATTCTTTCAGATTCTCCATCTCCTGGGTCCGGATATTACCTC ATGGCAAACTAAGCAAGGGAGTAAACAAGGAAGGAATTAGATTTTACAATGAGCTCATTGACGAACTACTAGCCAATG GAATCACACCTCTCGCGACTTTGTTTCATTGGGATACTCCtcaagctctagaagaagaaTATGGCGGTTTTCTAAGTGAAAACATTAC AATGGATTTCCGAGATTTTGCTAACATATGCTTTGAGGAATTTGGAGACCGAGTGAAGCTATGGTTGACGATAAACGAACCATGGGTCTATAGCGTAGGTGGCTATGATGCCGGAAGAAAAGCACCAGGACGTGCCTCAAAATACATGAATGATGCAGCCACAGCCGGAAAATCTGGTCATGAGGCTTATATCGTTAGTcacaatcttcttctttctcatgcAGAAGCCGTTGAAGCCTTCAGAAATTGCCATAAT TGTAAAGATGGTAAGATCGGTATGGCGCATTGTCCTTTATGGTACGAGCCATATGATGTAACTTGTGACGAAGATGTAGAAGCAGCCGAGCGAGCTATGGAGTTTATGTTTGGATG GCACATGAATCCTACAGTGTATGGAGATTATCCTGAAGTGATGAAGAAGATAGTAGGAAAGAGATTGCCGTCTTTTACCGATAGCCAATCAAGAAAGTTAAAAGGATCTTTTGACTTTATTGGAATAAACTATTACAGCTCTGTTTACGCTAAAAACGTTGATGAAGTGGATCCCGACAAGCCGTTCTGGAGATCAGACCAACATGTTGAATGGAAAA AACAAAATAAGGCGGGCAAGGCCATCGGTGCACAG gGTGGGGTAGAATGGAACTTGATGTATCCACAAGGACTACGAAAAGTTTTGAATTACGCCAAGAATAAATAcggaaaccctaaatttataATCACCGAAAACG GACATTGTGATGCATACGAAGAGAAGAAGCCAAAACTGTACGAGTTGATGGATATGAAGAGGACTGATTATCACAAGAAACATATTAGCAACGTTCACCAAGCCATATA CGAGGATGGAGTCCAAGTGGATGGATATTTTGCATGGTCATTGTTGGATAACTGCGAATGGAACTGTGGATATGAAATACGGTATGGATTGTTCTACGTAGATTACGAGAATGGGCTTGAGCGTTATCCAAAAATGTCAGCTATGTGGTTCAAGGAGTTCCTGAAGGAAAAAGATGATGATAAGATCAAGAAACCACAAGTGAAAAGGGTTAAGATATCAGAGTTTTGA
- the LOC111214013 gene encoding protein BCCIP homolog, whose translation MPRRPSGGRRFIKHQPLSFSPFMRSLALASRRKLHHHHQQEDSQRSGELMSFDQKLPTLSKKEQKEQLSDSSDEEDSQGDVQADFEFFDPKPTDFNGVKILLKNYLDDKEWDLSSFVDLVLEQTTVGTVVKVADDEDESVFAVVSALNLARYKEHKCFRELKEFLLQVCSEKSVAKDLEAMLEKKAQGVGVLVSQRVMNLPPQLLPPLYDGLFDEVSWATEDEPTEELRGSFRFKWYLLVTKIYKLKNPKQRKPRRGEEEEEETVFLKPEDELFLQLSSWSFTYPMRSQLVTSHEMKNYQLMGLVMAVEAKRIPEFRQMLNSLID comes from the exons ATGCCTCGGAGACCATCAGGAGGAAGAAGGTTCATAAAGCACCAACCTTTATCATTTTCACCGTTTATGCGGTCACTTGCTCTAGCTTCAAGGCGTAAACTGCATCATCACCACCAACAAGAAGACTCTCAACGTTCTGGAGAGCTGATGTCTTTTG ATCAAAAGCTCCCAACTTTGTCTAAAAAGGAGCAAAAAGAACAGCTTTCAGACTCCTCTGATGAAGAAGACTCTCAG gGAGATGTCCAAGCAGACTTTGAGTTCTTTGATCCCAAGCCAACAGACTTCAACGGAGTCAAGATCCTCCTCAAAAACTATCTAGATGACAAGGAGTGGGATTTGAGCAGCTTTGTTGATCTGGTACTGGAGCAGACAACAGTAGGAACCGTTGTGAAAGTAGCAGATGATGAGGACGAGTCCGTGTTCGCTGTTGTCTCTGCTCTTAACTTGGCGAGATACAAGGAGCACAAGTGCTTTAGAGAGTTAAAAGAGTTTCTTCTTCAAGTCTGTTCGGAGAAGAGTGTAGCTAAAGATCTTGAAGCGATGTTGGAGAAGAAGGCACAGGGTGTTGGTGTCTTGGTGTCTCAGAGAGTGATGAACCTTCCTCCGCAGCTTCTTCCTCCGCTGTACGATGGGTTGTTTGATGAAGTCTCGTGGGCTACGGAAGACGAGCCTACGGAGGAGCTTCGTGGCTCGTTCCGGTTTAAGTGGTATCTGCTTGTCACCAAGATTTACAAG CTGAAGAATCCTAAGCAGAGGAAGCCTCGTCGtggtgaagaagaggaggaggaaacgGTCTTCCTTAAGCCAGAAGATGAACTCTTTCTCCAG CTGAGTTCTTGGTCTTTCACATACCCTATGCGCTCACAGCTTGTGACTTCTCATGAA ATGAAGAATTATCAGCTGATGGGACTAGTGATGGCTGTGGAAGCAAAAAGGATTCCTGAGTTCAGACAGATGTTGAATTCTCTCATTGATTGA
- the LOC106437122 gene encoding protoheme IX farnesyltransferase, mitochondrial: MWRRSAVSRFSSRISLSSSSSSRLIPWSRELCAVNTFPQPPPSSEPTANLAISGAGSDPSRVLTSGAAAATSRIAAAAGLGHHYARCYWELSKARLSMLVVATSGTGYILGTGNAAVDLAGLCYTCAGTMMIAASANSLNQIFEISNDAKMKRTMRRPLPSGRMSVPHAVAWATIAGASGACLLATKTNMMAAGLASANLVLYAFVYTPLKQLHPVNTWVGAVVGAIPPLLGWAAASGEISYNSMILPAALYFWQIPHFMALAHLCRDDYAAGGYKMLSLFDPSGKRIAAVALRNCFYMVPLGFIAYDWGLTSSWFCLESTLLTMAIAATAFSFYRHGTMEKARKMFHASLLFLPVFMSGLLIHRVYDEDKQPLLEAAGLPNSASSEVKTQRRKKRPAQPPVAYASAAPFPFLPAPSFYSP, translated from the exons ATGTGGCGAAGATCCGCCGTGTCTCGCTTCTCCTCGAGGATCTCTctgtcttcctcttcttcttctagacTGATCCCTTGGTCCCGCGAACTATGCGCCGTCAACACCTTCCCCCAGCCTCCGCCCTCATCGGAACCAACTGCTAATCTAGCGATCTCCGGCGCCGGATCCGATCCCAGTCGAGTCCTCACCTCGGGCGCCGCCGCCGCCACGTCGAGAATCGCGGCTGCGGCGGGATTAGGTCACCACTACGCTCGCTGCTACTGGGAGCTCTCTAAAGCTCGGCTCAG CATGCTCGTGGTTGCGACATCTGGCACTGGCTACATTCTCGGCACGGGGAACGCTGCGGTTGACTTAGCGGGGCTTTGTTACACGTGTGCTGGCACCATGATGATCGCTGCTTCTGCTAACTCCTTGAATCAG attTTTGAGATTAGTAATGATGCTAAGATGAAGAGGACGATGAGAAGGCCGTTGCCTTCAGGGCGTATGAGTGTTCCACATGCTGTTGCGTGGGCTACTATAGCTGGTGCGTCTGGTGCTTGTTTGTTGGCTACCAAG ACTAATATGATGGCGGCTGGACTTGCGTCTGCTAATCTTGTGCTTTACGCGTTTGTTTACACTCCGTTGAAGCAGCTTCACCCTGTGAATACTTGGGTTGGTGCTGTTGTTGGTGCCATCCCACCTTTACTTGG GTGGGCTGCAGCTTCTGGCGAGATCTCATACAATTCGATGAttcttccagctgctctttaTTTTTGGCAGATTCCTCATTTTATGGCCCTTGCACATCTCTGCCGCGATGATTATGCAGCTGGAGG TTACAAGATGCTGTCGCTGTTTGATCCATCAGGGAAGAGAATAGCAGCAGTGGCTCTTAGGAACTGCTTTTACATGGTCCCTCTCGGTTTCATTGCCTATGACT GGGGTTTGACGTCGAGCTGGTTTTGTCTCGAATCAACGCTTCTCACAATGGCAATTGCTGCTACAGCGTTTTCATTCTACAGACACGGAACCATGGAGAAAGCAAGGAAGATGTTCCACGCCAGTCTTCTCTTCCTTCCTGTTTTCATGTCTGGTCTGCTTATACACCGCGTCTATGATGAGGACAAGCAACCACTTCTAGAAGCAGCCGGTTTACCGAACTCTGCATCAAGTGAAGTAAAAactcaaagaagaaagaaacgtCCTGCTCAGCCTCCTGTGGCTTATGCTTCTGCCGCACCATTTCCGTTCCTCCCAGCTCCTTCCTTCTATTCTCCATAA